The nucleotide sequence ATTTAATTTATTATCAAACAGAAACGATAAAGGATCAATAATCATAACAACAAACTTAGCTTTTGATCGCTGGGAGGAGATTTTTAAAGACCCGATGCTTACTGGTGCAATTGTAGATAGACTTGCTCACAAATCACACATCCTAGATATTTCACGAGAAGTAAGTCATCGATTTGAAGAGACAATGTCATGGCTAAAACCAACTAAATAAGTGGACCTTTTTTCAACTGTAACGTGGACCACTTTTGAGTTGACAAATACAGGTGTTCCCGTCAGTGCATCGAAGAACTTGTCTGCCCGGGCTAAAATGACTGTATTTGCACTGTTCCAACCTTTTTTTGAAATCTCTACTGCAGTTTCAAAGCGGGTTTCTCCATATATTCTGCGAACGGTATTCTCTGCCCCTGCGGTCGGAGAAAACATAAATAAACTGCAGATTAATAAAGCCGCTAAAAATGCGTTTAAAAATATTTTATTCTTTGCCATAAAAATATTGCCCTCCTCAATTATCTCTTTCACCATTTATACATATTTAGCATTATAATGTAATTCCATAAATTTAATGTAAAATCCTTCTATTATAACTCAATTTCAATTAAAACCTATGACTTGTTTTTTCACAATTTTGCTTGCCAGGGCGGAAATTAATAAAGTTAAATCACGTTATTTCCTCCCCATCAGAACTACTGTCTTCTATCTACAGTGCATTTTCCCGGCTGAACTTTTTCAGAGTCCAGAGATAATTAAGAGGAACTAATTGGTTCTTCAGTTATAATTGGGTGCAATTACCACTTTACAAAATTACATATTATTAAAGGAATTACTTCAATAATGTGGAAATTATTCAATGGAAATAAATTATTAAGGGGTGATCTAAAAGAATGTGTAAAAAAATCTCTAAATTCCTGCTCTTTTGTATAATCCTCTCGTATTTTCTTGTAGGTTTTAATACAAATACCAGTGAAGCTACGGACAAGTATGATCGCATTGCCGGGAATAACCGCTACCTTACTGCAGTAGAAGTGAGTAAGAAGGGTTGGCCGTCGTCGGCAGATACAGTTCTTCTGGCGAGAGGGGATGTTTTTGCCGACGCCCTGTCAGCAGTGCCGCTGGCACACAGTCTCAATGCTCCAATCTTGTTAACCCAACCGGAAAGGCTTCCTGAAGAAACCATGAAGGAAATAGAGCGCCTGAGGCCTGCAAAAATATACATTTTGGGTGGCACTTCAGCCATTAGTTCTGAGGTGGAAGATTATCTGCTTTACAAGGGTCAGGAAGTTGAAAGAATTGGGGGAGTAGACAGATTTGAAACTGCTGTTATGATTGCCAACAGACTAGCCCCCCAGGGGGCAATTACAGCAGTGGTTGTGTACGGTTTTAACTTTCCCGATGCTTTGGCTGCTGCTTCTTACGCTGCAGCAGCGGGCATGCCAATTTTGCTGACCGACACCCTGCAAACTCCTGAGGCTACTCTGGATGCTATCAATGACTTAGACATTCAGAATGTAATTGTGGTGGGTGGTACCCAGGTAATTAGCAATGAGGTGGTAAAAAACCAGTTTCCCAATGCTATCCGGGTGTGGGGTGGCGACCGGTACGAGACAGCGGTGGCTCTGGCGGAGCATTTTCAGCCTTCGGGGGATTTGGTATTTATTGCTACCGGCCTGGACTTTGCCGATGCCATTACTGGGGCAGTGCTTGCTGCCAAACAGAATAGGGGAATGCTCCTGGTAGGCCGATCTGCACCGGAGGTAGTAAAAAATTATTTTTTACAAAAAAATATTCAGTCTGCGACTGTCTTGGGTGGAACTAATGCGGTCAGTAAAAATATAGCTGATAGTCTATTTAACCTTTCAGGGTTAAAGGTGATCTTTACTACTTCCTCTCAGCTCTATTCCAGCCCCGGAGGCGGAGCTGTTTTGAGGTATCCTTATCATGGATATGTCACAGAGGTTCTGGAGGATAATGGTCAGCATCTAAAAATCAGGTTTGGCAGTAAAGAGGGGTGGGTCTCCCGGACACATGTAGAAGTAACTGATAAAG is from bacterium and encodes:
- a CDS encoding cell wall-binding repeat-containing protein translates to MCKKISKFLLFCIILSYFLVGFNTNTSEATDKYDRIAGNNRYLTAVEVSKKGWPSSADTVLLARGDVFADALSAVPLAHSLNAPILLTQPERLPEETMKEIERLRPAKIYILGGTSAISSEVEDYLLYKGQEVERIGGVDRFETAVMIANRLAPQGAITAVVVYGFNFPDALAAASYAAAAGMPILLTDTLQTPEATLDAINDLDIQNVIVVGGTQVISNEVVKNQFPNAIRVWGGDRYETAVALAEHFQPSGDLVFIATGLDFADAITGAVLAAKQNRGMLLVGRSAPEVVKNYFLQKNIQSATVLGGTNAVSKNIADSLFNLSGLKVIFTTSSQLYSSPGGGAVLRYPYHGYVTEVLEDNGQHLKIRFGSKEGWVSRTHVEVTDKEKDYIRLGWQWMSGTDIKFLQRSPNQSGYNVYAPVMYGVNESGIYTLKNYSNNIALARQKGYQVWLTVQQFGISPNLQSSLITQIVDKAREQDVDGVNIDFEGMGLANRDKFTKFIQDLYKEMKKNDLTLTVDVVRPAQSVYSLCYDRKALAQASDYLILMAYDQHWSTSPDEGSVADLPWTEDSIVKVLSEGVPAQKLILGIPFYSRNWRVGIKPLEGKVIVTGDPVNIRSAPNTTTSIKLHTASRHEF
- a CDS encoding cell wall-binding repeat-containing protein — encoded protein: MAKNKIFLNAFLAALLICSLFMFSPTAGAENTVRRIYGETRFETAVEISKKGWNSANTVILARADKFFDALTGTPVFVNSKVVHVTVEKRSTYLVGFSHDIVSSNR